CCGTTTTAAAACCCTGACCCAGGGGTATGGATCTTTTGATTATGATCTCATCGACTACCGGGAAGGTAACCTCGTTTTGTTAGATATTTTGGTCAATAGTGGAAAAGTGGATGCGCTTTCTCAAATTATCCACCGCGATAATGCTCGGTCCCGTGCACTTCAGGCTTGCGAACGGTTGAAAGAAGAAATCCCCCGCCAGGTTTTTAAAGTGGCCATCCAGGGGGCGATCGGGGGCGAAATTATTGCCCGGACGACGATCTCTCCTTATCGCAAGGATGTAACCGCCAAGTGCTACGGAGGGGATATTACCCGCAAACGCAAACTATTGGAAAAACAGAAGAAAGGCAAGAAACGAATGAAGATGATCGGATCGGTCACCATCCCCCAAAGTGCCTTCCTGGCCGTTTTAAAATCCGATTCGGATTCATGAGTCATGAACGCTGCAGAAAGAAAAAACTGCAATCCGCAATCCGCAATCGGCAATCGGAAGATGGCGGGTCTCTATATTCACATTCCCTTCTGTCGGACGAAATGCCCTTACTGCACTTTTTACTCGGAAACAAACCTTTCGTTCATCTCAGATTTCCTGAAGGCACTTTTCCAAGAAATGGAGATGGCCCGCAACCAATTCAACCAAGTGGATACAGTTTACCTCGGAGGAGGAACTCCTTCTGTGCTTCTCCCGCACCAAATCCAGGCGATCTTGGAAAAAATCCGCCAAAATTTCCACCTGGTCGCCGATGCGGAAATCACCCTGGAAGCCAATCCGGCAGATTTGAGTTTAGCCTACCTCCAATCTTTAAGGCACAGCGGGGTCAATCGTCTCAATCTGGGGATCCAATCCCTCGACCCAGAGACCCTAAGTTTTTTAGGACGGAGGCACTCTCTGGACCAAGCCCTTTCCTCGATTCTAACTTCCCGTGAAGCTGGCTTCGACAATCTGGGGATTGACTTAATTTATGGCGTCCCGGGGCAGGAAATGGAATCATGGCTGGCCACATTAGCCCGGGCTGTGGATTTTGCCCCGGAGCATATCTCCTGTTATCAGCTCACGGTCGAAGCCAACACCCCTTTAGCAATTCAGCAGCAAAAAGGAGAATGCACCCTCCCTCCGGAAGACCTCCAGTATGATTTTTTTATGAAAACATCCGCAAGTCTCGAAGAAGCCGGATATATCCACTACGAAGTTTCCAACTTTGCCCGGGGAATGGAGTACGCTTCCAGGCATAACCAAAAATACTGGAATCACACCCCTTACCTCGGGCTTGGACCTTCGGCTCATTCTTTTAGGGGAAATCGCCGTTGGTGGAATCATCGATTACTGGATCATTATATAACCAACCTCAGCACCGGAAATGCTCCCATCCAATCAGAAGAAACTCTCACCCTGGAGCAACTTTGCTTCGAAGCCTTTTTCCTTGCCCTGCGCACAAAATCAGGGTTGCACCTAAAAGATTTCTCAGAAAAATATCAACAAGACCTTCTTGCCGCCAAAGCGCCAATGCTGGCTAATTTATTGGATGATGGCTACATGGTAATACGAGATGGGATGTTACTGCCGACCCGTTCCGGCCTGGCCATTGCCGACCGCCTTGCCTTGAT
This genomic stretch from Deltaproteobacteria bacterium harbors:
- the hemW gene encoding radical SAM family heme chaperone HemW; translation: MNAAERKNCNPQSAIGNRKMAGLYIHIPFCRTKCPYCTFYSETNLSFISDFLKALFQEMEMARNQFNQVDTVYLGGGTPSVLLPHQIQAILEKIRQNFHLVADAEITLEANPADLSLAYLQSLRHSGVNRLNLGIQSLDPETLSFLGRRHSLDQALSSILTSREAGFDNLGIDLIYGVPGQEMESWLATLARAVDFAPEHISCYQLTVEANTPLAIQQQKGECTLPPEDLQYDFFMKTSASLEEAGYIHYEVSNFARGMEYASRHNQKYWNHTPYLGLGPSAHSFRGNRRWWNHRLLDHYITNLSTGNAPIQSEETLTLEQLCFEAFFLALRTKSGLHLKDFSEKYQQDLLAAKAPMLANLLDDGYMVIRDGMLLPTRSGLAIADRLAL